The following are from one region of the Vitis riparia cultivar Riparia Gloire de Montpellier isolate 1030 chromosome 14, EGFV_Vit.rip_1.0, whole genome shotgun sequence genome:
- the LOC117929477 gene encoding shaggy-related protein kinase alpha, with translation MASVGIAPTSGLREPSGHNAGVDRLPEEMNDMKIRDDKEMEATVVDGNGTETGHIIVTTIGGRNGQPKQTISYMAERVVGHGSFGVVFQAKCLETGETVAIKKVLQDKRYKNRELQTMRLLDHPNVVSLKHCFFSTTEKDELYLNLVLEYVPETVHRVIKHYNKLNQRMPLIYVKLYTYQIFRALSYIHRSIGVCHRDIKPQNLLVNPHTHQLKLCDFGSAKVLVKGEPNISYICSRYYRAPELIFGATEYTTAIDIWSAGCVLAELMLGQPLFPGESGVDQLVEIIKVLGTPTREEIKCMNPNYTEFKFPQIKAHPWHKIFHKRMPPEAVDLVSRLLQYSPNLRCTAMDALTHSFFDELRDSSARLPNGRFLPPLFNFKPHELKGVPVEILVKLIPEHARKQCPFLGL, from the exons atgGCTTCAGTGGGCATAGCACCTACCTCTGGTTTGAGAGAACCTAGTGGCCACAATGCTGGTGTTGATAGGTTGCCAGAAGAGATGAATGACATGAAAATTAGGGATGACAAA GAGATGGAAGCAACAGTTGTTGACGGTAATGGAACAGAGACAGGTCATATAATTGTGACGACTATTGGTGGTAGAAATGGCCAACCAAAGCAG ACAATAAGTTACATGGCTGAGCGCGTTGTTGGGCATGGATCATTTGGAGTTGTTTTTCAA GCAAAATGCTTAGAGACAGGTGAAACTGTGGCTATAAAGAAGGTTCTTCAAGACAAGAGATATAAGAACCGTGAACTTCAAACTATGCGTCTTCTTGACCACCCTAATGTTGTCTCCTTGAAGCACTGTTTCTTTTCAACAACCGAAAAGGATGAACTTTATCTTAATCTTGTACTTGAGTATGTTCCTGAAACTGTTCATCGGGTTATCAAACACTACAATAAGTTGAACCAAAGGATGCCGCTGATATATGTGAAGCTCTATACATACCAG ATTTTCAGGGCATTGTCTTACATTCATCGCAGTATTGGAGTTTGTCATAGGGACATCAAACCTCAAAATCTTTTG GTGAATCCACATACCCACCAGCTTAAGCTATGTGACTTTGGAAGTGCAAAAGTCTTG GTAAAAGGGGAACCCAATATATCTTATATCTGCTCTAGATATTACAGGGCTCCTGAGCTTATATTTGGAGCAACTGAGTACACTACAGCTATTGATATCTGGTCTGCAGGTTGCGTTCTGGCTGAGTTAATGCTTGGACAG CCTCTGTTTCCTGGAGAGAGTGGAGTCGATCAGCTTGTTGAGATTATCAAG GTTTTGGGCACTCCAACAAGGGAGGAAATTAAATGCATGAACCCCAACTATACAGAGTTCAAATTCCCCCAAATTAAAGCTCACCCATGGCACAAG ATATTCCATAAACGCATGCCTCCAGAAGCTGTTGATTTGGTTTCAAGACTACTGCAGTACTCTCCTAATCTACGGTGCACAGCT ATGGATGCCTTGACCCATTCCTTCTTCGATGAGCTACGTGACTCAAGCGCCCGCCTGCCAAATGGCCGATTTCTTCCACCACTATTCAACTTTAAGCCTCACG AATTGAAGGGAGTGCCAGTTGAGATTTTGGTGAAATTGATCCCAGAACATGCAAGAAAGCAATGCCCCTTCCTTGGGCTATGA